The stretch of DNA CGGGATATTGACGCTCGTCGTGCATGGGTTCTCGAAAATACAACCCACAAGACGGGTGGCCATAGCTTCCTAGGCGATCATTGGCTGCCGATTATTTATAATCCTCAAGGGTCTTTATGTGGTGCCGTGATTGGTGAAGGGGTTATGCCAAATTCCTATCATCAGCCGACAAATTTGGGAAAAGAAGAGCAAAAAGCATTATCTCAGTTGGGATTCCAGCTATTGGAATCCATTGCGGCATCACCCGGTGTGTATTTGATGCAATTCGGGTATTCGTCTAATAAAGAAATTCTTTTTGATCGTTTGTGGCCATTCCCTGCAGCGCCGGCGATCGCCAGCTTAGTACCGCAACAGACTGATTTATTTGCTTGCCATTGGCGTTGTTTAATTCACCAGCCAGTGACAGATATCGTCAATGCTAGTGGGCTCGTTTCATCGTAAATATCAGAAAATTCTGACTCTTGGAACGTTAGGGTGAATAACTGTCAAAAAATCCAACAAAACGTCTCAATTTAAGGCGCTTATCCTCTGTTGTCCCTGAAAATGAAGCCACGTAATGTTCGGTTTATATTTGTCAGTCGAGATAAAGATACGCTATGACCTCATCAAAAAAAATAGGTATTCTCACAAGTGGTGGGGATTGTTCTGGTTTGAATGCAGCAATTCGAGCTGTGACTCACTGTGCTGAAAGTGTTTACGGTTGGGAAGTGATCGGTATTTGCCGGGCCACACGCGGTTTGTTAAATCAGCCGCCAGATGTCATGAAGCTCACGACATCGCAAGTGGATAATTGGCTGACCATGGGGGGAACGATGCTCGGCACGACGAATAAGGGTAATCCTTTTTCTTTTCCCATGGAAGATGGTACGAGATGTGATCGTTCCCAAGAAATTATTGATAATTACCATAGTCTTGGTTTAGATGCCCTCATTGGTATTGGTGGTGATGGCAGTTTGGCAATTCTCCACAAGCTGGCAAAGCAGGGCAATATTAATTTTGTTGGGATTCCCAAAACTATTGACAATGACGTTAGCGTTACAGAAAAGTCTATTGGCTTTGAGTCAGCGGTCAATATTGCGACGGAAGCTCTTGATCGTCTACATTTCACGGCTGCTAGTCATGAGCGGGTGATGATTGTGGAGGTGATGGGTCGGGATGCTGGGCATATTGCGATTAATGCGGGTATTGCTGGTGGTGCTCATGTCGTGCTTATTCCAGAGATTGATTATGATCTTAAAATGGTTTGTGATTTTATCTGCGATCGCCAAAATTCCGGTAATAATTACACACTCGTAGTTGTTTCTGAAGCGGTTTGTACGGAAAGTGGGCAAACATTACAAAAAGAATTGCAATTTGGGGAATGTCGTCTTGGCGGTATTGGTCAATATTTAGCCGATAAAGTGGCGGCAAAAACAGGTTCTGAAACACGTGTTACTGTATTAGGCCATATTCAGCGGGGCGGTACAGCTTCACCTTTGGATCGGTTGCTCGCTTCGGCTTTTGGTGTGGCGGCGGTGAACTTAATTGCGGAAGAAAAGTTTGATCGGATGGTGACTTGGGAGCAGGGTCAGGTTTCTAGTGTGCCTATTTCTGAGGCGATTAAGACCTATCGTACGGTTAATCCAGAGGGGACATTGGTCAAAACAGCGCGCGGCCTTGGGATTTGTCTCGGCGATCGCCCATTGTCAGGGAAGGTTAATCGGTTGGAACGTCAGCTCCAAGGAATGGCCTAAGGTCTATTTGCTTTAAACCTTGGGGTGATTGTTCCTCTGCGATAGGAGCGGCGATCGCCCCATGATCTTCAAGCGAGGGAGCGGCACTGAATGGCTGTAGGTCAATCGTAAACTGCTCAAAAAACCTTTGCGGCTCAATATTTGGCTTCAAAATCAATAAATTAGAACAGTTGTCAGATGTTTGTTTAGCCGTTTGAACGCAAACAGCATAGCGATTGGGCGTTGCCGGATTTTGGCGGTAGCGCAACGTTGCCAATCCCGCAGAAAAATGGGCATCTAGGATATTTGCCACAGTTTGACAGCGTCGGTCTGGGGTCGTGTCGCCCTCTACGCCTGTGACAAGACGCAACCATGGCTGACTGTTATTTTGCTGAAATAAAACTGTCCACAATACTTCCCCACTCTTCGGTTCAAGTTTTTTCTCACAAATAAATTGGCGGGGTTTGAGAACATTTCGACCCATTTTTTGGCTGCTTCCCCAAATTAAAATGGTCGTAGTAAGGGCGATCGCCGCTACACCAAACAAGAGTAATCGATAGGGTTCTAAGGTAGCGGGTTTAGTCATGTGAAAAAAATGAGAGTGTAGCAAAAAACAGTTTAGTTCAAGATAAAAAAACTGGTGGCGATCGCCCTAAACTCCATAGAGCTCAAAATTATTGAAAACTAAAAAACCAGCCTCCAAATCTTGGCGCTGGTTGCGATCGAATTGAGTTTTTGACTATTTCGCAATGGGCTATCAACCTAATTTCTAGTAAGGCAATTGAGAATAAGCCGCTTGGGAAATAGTCGGTAGCTCTGCATATTTACCGAGGACAGACTGGGTCATTGCATAAAAACAAGCAACCAAAGTTCCAAGGAATGCCACATTAGAAAGAGTTTCAATGAGAATACCGCCACCACCAACACCGAACAACCGAATCAAAATGCCTAAAAGCACTAAGCCAATATCAATCAAAATTGCCTGGAGCGTATTGAAGCGAATAAAGTGGCTAATATTCGTATTACGGACGACAGCACTATAGAGAATAAAGAAAATAATCAGTCCAGCAAAGGGAAAAGAGTAGATAGCAAGCAATGGCTGCAACGGAATATAAATAATGCCGAGGAGCGGAAACTTCGATAGAAAAGGAAGTCCCAGAGGCAAAGCATAAACAATGGGCAAAAGATAAGGCAGTGCCCCAAATAAACGATCCGTTGGTTCAGTGGTCGTGGACATAAGATTATTTATCGTTTGTATTGAGATGGTTATTACTCTATTTTACCTATGGGGTCATTAATCTCGCATGGCGATCATTTTTAGAATTCTGACCAGATATAAAGCGTAAAAAAATAGATAAATTCGGTGAATATGCCCCATGGCATAAACAAAAAGGAGTAGAATTATTAAAATTTGTTAACCTTTATTATCTATCTAATGCAAACATCAGTTCGTCCAGAAGGAAGCGGAGAATCTGCTAGACAGGATCTGCCATTCACACTTAAGGATGTTAAAGCTGCGATTCCAGAATATTGTTTTCAGCCTTCAGCGTTTCGCTCCCTTGCCTATTTTTTCCTCGACATTGGCATTATCGCCGGACTTTATGCGATCGCCGCATATATAGATTCTTGGTTGTTTTATCCTATTTTTTGGTTTGCTCAGGGCACGATGTTCTGGGCATTATTTGTGGTTGGGCATGATTGTGGTCATGGCTCCTTTTCAAAATCCAAGTTACTCAACAACATCATTGGTCACTTGAGCCACGCTCCGATTTTAGTGCCGTTCCATGGTTGGCGCATTTCCCACCGGACACACCACTCCAATACAGGTAATATCGACACAGACGAAAGTTGGTATCCCATTAATGAGTCAAAGTACGACGAAATGAGCTTTCCGGAGAAGCTAGTTCGCTTCTACGCGCCTTTAATTGCTTATCCGGTCTATCTTTTTAAGCGTTCTCCTAGCCGTGCTGGTGGTTCTCATTTTGTGCCTAGTAGCCCTTTGTTCAAGCCCAGTGAAAAGAATGACATTCTAGTCAGCACTGCTTCGCTCTTGGCAATGGTCGCATTTTTAGGATGGTTTACACTCCAATTTGGGGCGATCGCCTTCTTCAAGTTTTACTTTGTCCCCTACGCAATTTTTGTTGTGTGGCTTGACCTTGTTACTTATCTTCACCACACCGAAGATGATATTCCTTGGTACCGTGGCGACAACTGGTATTACCTCAAAGGTGCGTTATCGACCATTGACCGTGACTATGGCATTTTTAATAACATTCACCATAATATTGGTACCCATGTTGTTCACCATATTTTCCACACTATTCCCCACTACCATCTGAAGGATGCAACGGAAGCGGTGAAACCTCTCCTTGGCGACTACTATCGCGTTAGCCATGAGCCAATTTTGAAAAGCTTCTTTAAATCTCAAAAAGCCTGTCACTACGTTCCAGATACAGGTGCAGAAGTTTATTACAAACCTTCTAAATAGCGATTTACCATGCGCCGTTTCACTATGAATTTTGATGTGAATTAATCGGAGTTGAGAAACGCGTACAATTAATATTCAAATTTAAGAGCTAATCAATCCCTTGTATTGTTGAATACTAGGGATTTTTTTGTGATCAAATATGTTGTGGTGTGGATCGTGATCAATAAATTCTCGCCAAAATTTGTCAAGCAACAATATCTAACTCACGCTGCAATAACTCCATCGATTGCTCGCTAATGTAATTTTTACAAGGCAAAACGTTGGGTTTGCGAATCAAATCTTCCCGCGCTGCTTGAATCGCCTGTTCTAAAAGGGGAGTGCTGGCTGGATCGCAAATAATGGTTTGGCTAGAACGCACTAAAGCATTTAGACGACGGCGATCGCCGGCCTGGGCAGTAAAAACATAGACATCATTGCCACGCAAACTAAAAATAATAATTTCCGCGACCCGCAGAATACCGGGGCTTAAACTCACAATTCCTAAACTGTGTTCTGGCGGTAGCTCTTTAATTAATTTCAGCTCTTCAGTGTAATCATAGAGATCGACTGGAATGACTCGAATCCCTTTGGGTTTGGCGATTTCTTCTGCCTCTTTTGCAAAATAGTGGGTCGTGAGAACTGTACCTGAATGGGTTTGGGCAAGGGTGGCATCCAACTCTTCTAGCGGCACAAGTTGCACAGGTAGGGCGATCGTTTGTTCTAACTCCTGAGCCATTAATTCTCCCGCACCAATATCCTGCAACGGCACTGTCACCACGATCTGTGCACCACAGCGTAAGCGCCAGTCAATTTCTGCCATAAACAGTTCCCGAGCCTGGGAAAGGGTGCAACCTTGATCCAGCAATTGGTCGATGGTGTTGCCAATGAGATTAGATGCTTTGGGATATTTGGCGAGGAGCGGCGATTTTCCCGCATGGACATCTGTAGAACGATTTTCTTTAATGTAGATACCTGATCCTGCAATGGATTCCACCAGGCCTAGTTCTTCAAGTTGGTGATACACCTTGCTAATGGTATTGCGGTGCAATCCGGTGACCATTTCCAACTGTCGTAAACTGGGTAAGCGTTGTCCTGCTGGGAATTGGCGTGAGGCGATCGCAAACTGAATTTGATCTAGTAGTTGTCGCGAAGCGGGAAGATCACTATCGCTTTGAATATTAAATTGCAACATTATTTGTCGCTGACCCTGCACTCAAAAAAATCACAATGCCATTATCCCCTACGGATTGCCTGACAGATATTACTCAGATCACAGACGAGGCAAACTAAGGCTCAAATCAATACCTAAGATGTTGAGTGACGACGGCGACGACAACGTTCTGAGCAATATTTGACATCATCCCAACATTTTTCCCATTTTTTGCGCCATGTGAAAGGGAGACCGCACACAGCACAGGTTTTGGTCGGGAGATCGGCTTTTTTACGTTGGCGACCCATCTTAGTACATGCGACTCAAGACATAATCGATCAAATCAGTCAAAGCGTCTTTTGATGGAGACGGAGACAAACAAGCTAAACTTTCTAGAGCTAAGCGGCCATGGTGGGCTGCTAATTCTTTTGAACGGCGCACCCCTTCACTATTGCGGACAAGTTCTAATGCTTTTTCTGCATCACCTTCTTCGGCAAATTCACGATCAATGAATTGGGTCAACACAGGGTGCTCTTCCATGGCATACAGTGCTGGGGCTGTAACGTGACCACCAATTAAATCAGAGCCTGCGGGTTTCCCTAAAACTTCTGTTGAGGCTGTGAAATCAAGAATATCATCGACAATTTGAAAGGCTAGACCGAGGTTTCGACCGTAATCGTAGAGGCGATCGCTGATGGTGGAGTCCGTTTCACTGAGAACTGTAGCGGCTTTCGCACTATTGGCAATGAGGGATGCCGTTTTGTAATAGGACTTTTCAAGATAAGTTTCGAGAGTAAGGCTGGTGTCGAAGCGGTTTAAACCCTGCTGAATTTCGCCCTCGGCAAAATCTTTAATAACTTCCGATAAAAGCTTTACTACTGCGAGGTTATCAAGATTAGCGAGATACCAAGAAGACTGAGCAAATAAAAAGTCTCCCGCGAGCACAGCGATGCGATTGTCAAAGAGGCTATTAACGGTCGGTACATTACGGCGTAACGACGCATCATCGACAACATCGTCGTGCACAAGGCTGGCCGTGTGAATCATTTCTGTGATTTCAGCTAAGCGTCGGTGTCGTTGCGTGAGGGGGCGATCGCCTAAAGTGGCCCGGGAAACAAGTAATACAATGGCCGGTCTTACTCGCTTTCCACCGGCTGCAAATAAATGTTCTGCCGCTACTCCAAGAATGGGATGACGTGCACCAATCAAGTTTGTCAGATTCTCACTGAGTTGTTTGAGGTCGGCTTCGACGGGGGTGAAAAGAGTAGTCGCTGAAATCATTATTTAAGCCGCGGGAAACTTGTTAACGAAAATTTACATAGCTATATTGTATTGCAACAGACTCTTTTCAGCAGAAAACTACTTGTTTTTGCGATTTGATCGCCGTTTTTCTAAGGGTAGAATTTTCAAAATTCTTCAAGAAAAAGATAGCAAAAGTCCTGAAATATATGGATTTGCGTGTTATCCTTTAGACATAGGGTCTTAAGTATTTTATTACAATTTGCAAAATCAAGTGAACTGTGGTTTTTATCACATATTGTGTTCCCTAGATGGCGAAATTGTTAGGCTTGGGAAAAGTTGCCTGGAATATAGTGTCTCTTTCTTTTGGTGTGGGGAAGCTATGGTGACTGCTCTTTTCGCAACGTTATATATCTAAGTTATCAATCATTCGGCAGTAGGCTTTTAGCGGTTGTTAAAGGGGTTGCCGATTCAGGATATTTGCATAGCAGATAGCCGGCTTTTGTGTACCTAGAAAATTTTACTAGGATCACGGGCGAGCTGTTTGGGTAATGGCGAAAAGTTTTAGGTGACGATACTCAGCTAACTAAAAAATTTAATAAGAGCGATCGATCCTAGCAATGTCAATAATTGAAAGCTTGGGGGGCTTACAGCAATGGTACTTTTTGACATTCCGCTAGTTGTCTTAGTGTTATCGGCAATTTATCTCTGTGGTGTTTATTTTGGTCTTGGTCTATGGCAGCGTCATGCGGCTAGCCGAGGTAAGGATAAACCAATGGATTCGACAAAAACGATGCGCCCTTTTTAGGGAGTCGTCCTGTTGTCGTTAAATTGTCTGATGATTGAATCATCGCCCTGAGGAATTCTGAGAATTCTATCGGTAAAAATGAGAGTAAGTTTGGCGATCGCCACCCTGGTACTTTGCAAGATCAGTGGGCGATCGCCTTTTTTATGGAAAATTCTGATTAATGCTTTAAGAGGCTTGTTGACGATACCACTGCCGTAATGTGTCGGGTTTAACACCCAAGTGATAGCCCATAATCATGGCTTGGTTGAGGAAAGTGGTACGCCAAATCCCTAGTTTTTGCCAGCGACGTGGGGATGTTTTAACGGCGGTTGCAGCTATTGCAATGTGACCTTGTTGTTTCAGACGACAAATAAATTCGTAATCTTCCATAATGGGTAGTGCGGCATAGCCTCCCAATGTCCGAAAAATATCGGTTTTAACAAAAATACCTTGGTCGCCGTAGGGTAGAGAGAAAAACTGCGATCGCCATCGCACTGTCCGCTCAATCCAGCGTAAATTTGGCTGCGGATCATCAATTTCTAACTGGAATGCTCCTGCTACAACGCCGGGTTTCGCTAGGGTTATTTCAATGGTTTCAATAAAATTTTCTGGCAAAAAGGTATCACTGTGGAGAAATAACAAAATGTCCCCAGTGGCGATCGCCGCACCATGGTTCATCTGTTGTCCTCGCCCTAAGGGACATTGTCGGAGCTTAACCGGATATTTTCTGACAATCTCTTGGGTGCCATCATCACTGCCACCGTCGGCCACAATAATTTCGAGATGATTCGCCCACAGCATGAATTGATCTAAACAAGAACCAATGCCCTCAGCCTCATTGAGCACCGGAATAATGACGCTAATCACAGGGCGATCGCTACGCTATGGGAGGCGCGGAAAGATTTGGGCGCACCTTAACTCGCACAAGTACCGCTGTAATATTGTCGTGGCCATTATGTTCATTGGCCAATTCGATTAATTCCTTAACGCCTTGGTCAAGATTTGCCCTCGAACTTAGTAACGGTAAAAGATGTTTTTCCCAGGATTGCTCAAGAAGCGAGTTATCAGACAGCCCATCAGAGCACAGCAAAAATAAGCTGTCTTCGTTGATGTCGATAAAGGTGACATCTGGCTGCACGAAGGTATTGTCCCGTGGCCCGATCGCCTGGGTGAGTTGATAGGCATCCGCACGTCCGTAGGCAATGTCCGGTTCTACACCCTTTTGGATTTCCCGTTGTCCCACTTCATGATCCGTGGTTAATTGCTCTAAATCCCACTTACGGCTCACTCTATAGATACGACTGTCTCCAACGTGGGCGATCGCCGCTTTATTATCCTGAACAAGCACCATCACCAGAGTAGTTCCCATGCGCCCACTACCCGAACGAGAATTTTTGAGATTAATATCGTAAACCTTTTGATTCGTCTGCCAAATCGCTGTTTTAATAGTTTCTTCATCCGGCAACTTATCTTGCCAATACTTTTGAAAATAATTTTGCAAACTTTCCACCGAGAGTGCACTCGCCACTTCCCCCGCTGCATGTCCCCCCATACCATCACAGACAATATAGAGTCCCCTAGCCTTTACCTGTTTGCCGAGTAGATTTTCTTGCTTTTCCAGCTGCGTTTGAATCCCAAAATAATCTTCATTATGATCGCGCTGGTTGCCAATATCACTCAGACCCGCATCCTCAAGATTGAGGAGGTGCATGGGCAAAACCACAGTGGGTTGCTCATCACCATCACTGCTATAGTCCATCTGATCTAGATTGACGACCGTGGTAATGGACGCTTCTTCATCTTCCGATGCCTCAGTAATAATATCTAGATCCGCATCGGTTTCAGGATCTTCTTGAAATTCTTCTCGATGTGCCCAATCATGATCGTCGTCTAAAAGGAGATCATTAGGAGATTGGATCACTGTTGTGACACCACCAGCACTTTCACCCGTTGCTAAGGACTTAATCGCCCCCATCAAATCCTTTGGTTTTGCCAAATTTGTGGCGATATTCTGTTCAATCACCGTTTGTAGAGCCGCAAACTCTGCTGCTTCGGAGGTATGGAATAGCTCTTCCCACAGATCTGTTAGAGCCTTAAGGGTCGGAAACTCTAGGGGGGCATCTTCAATGAGTCGTTCAATAATTAAACTCTGGTCTTCGTCAATGAATAAATTCCCTTTGACGAGTAAAGATCGGCAGCAACGAAGGGGTTCCAATTCTCGCCACATACTGACCATTTGGTAAGTCCACTGTAAAATTTGCTGGTAGTGGGGGGGAGATTGGCCTAGATAGTCCGTGAGCAAAACTGTATCGTGGCGCTGCTCTAATAGGAGAATATGGTGATCGGCGCTCATCCAAGCGTCTCGCAGCACAGGAAAACCAAAAGACATTTCTTGGAGGCTTAGGTAATGTCTGGCGATCGCCGGAATCCCCATCTGTAGCCAAAGCTGAGGATTGGAAAGACCATCTTTATCAGTAGCGACGAGGGTCTGTAAATTTTCCGCCTCTTGGTCCAACACTTGCTCTAAGTAAGAAAACTCCTCCGGCTGCCCATCCAGAACCGGAATCCCACGAAAACCTTCTTTTTCTGCCTCGGTAAGTTGGGCGATCGCATAGCGCCCCTGGGTATCGAGGTGGGATGCTGTCTCAAAAATTACTGGATCACCCTGAAGAACAAGTCCAATGAGTGTGGGTATAAGCTGACCACCACAATCATTGCATTCAATGTCTTGAAGCTTTACCTGACTGTCACAATGGGGACAAGGAACCAATAGCGAAGTCCCGCAATATTGACAGAAGCGATTTTCTAAAGGGTTTTGCTGGCTGCACTTTGGGCAAGTGATCATTAGAACATCGTCCTTATAGAGTAGGACTTTAGGCAACGAAATAAGCTTAGCTTAATTTTACTGAAGGCATGTGTAGATAAAGCTAAGATATTACACAACATTACCGGGCAACGACTAAAAGCTTTACTGTGGCGATCTTAATTTTTTTTGCAACGGCTCCAGGGCAATATCTCAGCAACTTCACTGCTACGATTAGGCCTAAAACTAGCAACTAAAGCTTGGCGCTACATTTAAGTCGATGTATTTATCCCCACAACTAATGATCTGCTTCAGACAAGTCTAAATCCTCTGGCAGACCATTAGTCTTGGGTGGGCATCGCGAATCATAATGTTAAAAATAATTCGGCGATTTTAAATCAAGAAGTTAAGCAACGCTAAACACAAAGTAGAGTTTAGTTTGATTTCTTCGGAGCCATGATCATCATCATATTGCGACCTTCACGCTTAGGGCGCTGTTGAATTTCACCGACTTCTTCTAAGTCCTTTGCCATCCGGTCTAATAGCTTGTAGGCCAAATTAGAGTGCTGGATTTCGCGGCCTCGAAAGGTGATCGTTGCTTTCACTTTGTCGCCAGCCTTCAAGAAGCGTAACGCGTTGTTAACGCGGACTTGGTAGTCATGCTCTTCAATTTTGTAGCGCATTTTGACTTCTTTTAAGTCGGCGTTGTGCTGCTTCTTTTTCGCTTCACGGGCGCGCTTTTCTTGCTCAAATTTGTACTTGCCGTAGTCCATGATGCGGCAAACAGGCGGTTTTGCACCTTCACTAACCAACACTAGGTCGAGTTCTTCTTCTTCGGCGACTTCTAGTGCTTCGGCTGGTGTCATGATGCCCAGCTGGTCGCCTTCAGTGCCAATGACACGAATTTTAGGAAAACGAATTCTTTCGTTGATTTTCGGGAGGTCGCGTTTTACGCGTCTTCTATCTTTCACAGGCTATGGGTTGAATGGTTGATAAAGTTTTAGGGTGAATATTAAATAGATCAATAAGAAATTGAAAACTTATTAACTATTTTACCTATTCATTGTCTTTTCGTTATTGAAAGTGGAAATTTATGTCCCCCGGCGGATCTAAATTCAAGGTATTTCTACTTGGTAAAGTTTTTGGGGGGAGGCGATTATTGGTGAAGATTAATGAAGTTCAAGTGTTGCAGGGTTCTAGGGGGGAGATTTCTCCGTTTATTTTCTGGCAAGAACGTATTGGTCACCAGCGTAGTTTTTTGTGGCAGGGGCGGCAGTGTCGCTATAGTTTTTGGCGATCGCCGCACGCTGATCTCCAGAATGTGAACACGCCCCTTGTTTTAATTCACGGGTTTGGGGCATCGATTGAGCATTGGCGAGAGTTTATCCCGTTAGTTGCAGGCGATCGCCCGGTTTACAGTATTGATTTACTGGGATTCGGTGGTTCAGAAAAAGCCCATCTAGATTTTGGTGTGCCGCTGTGGGTCGGGCAACTCAATTATTTTCTCGAAACAATTGTCTCGGAACCTGCATTGATTATGGGCAACTCTATTGGCTCGTTGGTTGCTGCTGTTGTGGCGCACAAGTATCCGGACAAAGCGGCGGCGATCGCCCTACTGAGTGTGCCGGATGTAGCCCAGCGTCAGGAGATGATTCCCGCCCCTTTGCGCCCCATGGTCGGCAAAATCGAGCAAGCGACAATGCGTCCATGGTTAATTCGTCGTCTGTTTGATGTTTTGCGCCGTCGGGGTGTGCTGAAAAATTGGCTGAAGCTGGCTTACCCTTCCCTAGAAGCTCTGCAAGAAGAATTAATTGACATTATTGAGGCGCCAACGGCGGATTTTGGGGCAGTAGAGGCTTTTGTTGCTTTAAGCCGTCGCGTCAGTCGTCCAGAATTTTGCCCGCCGATGAAACAGGTGTTACCGCAAATTGCCTGTCCGATTTTGATGTTGTGGGGGGAGAAGGATCGCTTTGTGCCTGTGGCGATCGCCCCGGCTTTAGCGAGCACAAATCCCCAGATTCGCCTCCAGATTTTGCCGAATTTAGGCCATTGCCCCCACGACGAAGCCCCAGAACTCGTGTATCAATTATTTACCCAGTGGTTAGGGGAGATAGACCTGCTGTAGTAATATAGCTCTTTGGTTTACTCGCCCCGAAGACTGTTCTTGCCCATGATGAAGCATACCCTCTCAGTTTTAGTTGAAGACGAAGCCGGCGTTTTGACACGTATTGCCGGACTATTTGCCCGCCGCGGTTTTAACATTGAAAGTCTTGCGGTGGGGCCAGCAGAAAAAGAGGGCATTTCACGCATTACGATGGTGGTTCCCTGTGATGAAAAGGAAATTGAGCAGGTGTCCGCTCAGCTTGACAAACTGATTCATGTGCGCCAGGTGAATGACGTTACGGTCAAACCCTGTGTCGAACGGGAATTGATGCTTGTTAAGGTAAATGCTGATGCCAACCAACGCTCTGAAGTCATGCAGTTGGTGCAGGTCTTCCGGGCTCGCATTGTTGATATTTCCGAGGCAACGGTGACCGTCCAAGTGGTGGGTGATCCGGGCAAAATGGTCGCCATTCTCCAGATGTTAGAAAAATTCGGCATTATCGAAGTGGCGCGCACTGGCAAGCTTGCCCTTGTACGTGAGTCCGGTGTTAATACAGAATATCTCAAGTCTGTTGGCAAGAAAGCCTAGGTTCATTTTGGGTGATTTGACATGGCTAGTAGGGGGCGATCGCCGAATGACTGCCGAGACTCCAAGAAAAGTCTCTAGGCCTCTAGTTATATCGGTGGATTTTCCGTAAACCTTAACAGCCCTATAATGACGGTGATTTCAATGCTGCGATCCACGAGGCAAAGAACATGAGCAATTCGCCCCACAACTTCCCTGACTCTGATCCCGATCCGAACAAGCCACCATCATCGCCCCCACCTTCAAAACAGAATATGACCGCAGCGTCGCGGGAAGCCCAAAAGCTTAAACGAGAAGAGCAAAAATTACGGGCGAGACAACAGCGTCTATTTTTCTTTCGGGTGAGAAATAGTATTTATTTTTTGGTTGGTTTTCTGGAGGTTCTACTCGCACTGCGATTTTTCCTGCGCCTATCCGGAGCGAATCCTGATAACCTTTTTGCCAAATCGATCTATGGTTTGTCTGCGCCCTTTGTGACACCGTTTTCGACGCTATTTATCAGCCCTGTGCAAAGTACTGATGCCACCATCGGTCAAAATATCTTTGATGTTAATCTACTGATTGCGATGATGATTTATGGTTTGTTAGGCTTTTTGG from [Limnothrix rosea] IAM M-220 encodes:
- a CDS encoding ATP-dependent 6-phosphofructokinase, giving the protein MTSSKKIGILTSGGDCSGLNAAIRAVTHCAESVYGWEVIGICRATRGLLNQPPDVMKLTTSQVDNWLTMGGTMLGTTNKGNPFSFPMEDGTRCDRSQEIIDNYHSLGLDALIGIGGDGSLAILHKLAKQGNINFVGIPKTIDNDVSVTEKSIGFESAVNIATEALDRLHFTAASHERVMIVEVMGRDAGHIAINAGIAGGAHVVLIPEIDYDLKMVCDFICDRQNSGNNYTLVVVSEAVCTESGQTLQKELQFGECRLGGIGQYLADKVAAKTGSETRVTVLGHIQRGGTASPLDRLLASAFGVAAVNLIAEEKFDRMVTWEQGQVSSVPISEAIKTYRTVNPEGTLVKTARGLGICLGDRPLSGKVNRLERQLQGMA
- a CDS encoding COP23 domain-containing protein; translated protein: MTKPATLEPYRLLLFGVAAIALTTTILIWGSSQKMGRNVLKPRQFICEKKLEPKSGEVLWTVLFQQNNSQPWLRLVTGVEGDTTPDRRCQTVANILDAHFSAGLATLRYRQNPATPNRYAVCVQTAKQTSDNCSNLLILKPNIEPQRFFEQFTIDLQPFSAAPSLEDHGAIAAPIAEEQSPQGLKQIDLRPFLGADVPTD
- a CDS encoding Tic20 family protein — encoded protein: MSTTTEPTDRLFGALPYLLPIVYALPLGLPFLSKFPLLGIIYIPLQPLLAIYSFPFAGLIIFFILYSAVVRNTNISHFIRFNTLQAILIDIGLVLLGILIRLFGVGGGGILIETLSNVAFLGTLVACFYAMTQSVLGKYAELPTISQAAYSQLPY
- a CDS encoding fatty acid desaturase codes for the protein MQTSVRPEGSGESARQDLPFTLKDVKAAIPEYCFQPSAFRSLAYFFLDIGIIAGLYAIAAYIDSWLFYPIFWFAQGTMFWALFVVGHDCGHGSFSKSKLLNNIIGHLSHAPILVPFHGWRISHRTHHSNTGNIDTDESWYPINESKYDEMSFPEKLVRFYAPLIAYPVYLFKRSPSRAGGSHFVPSSPLFKPSEKNDILVSTASLLAMVAFLGWFTLQFGAIAFFKFYFVPYAIFVVWLDLVTYLHHTEDDIPWYRGDNWYYLKGALSTIDRDYGIFNNIHHNIGTHVVHHIFHTIPHYHLKDATEAVKPLLGDYYRVSHEPILKSFFKSQKACHYVPDTGAEVYYKPSK
- a CDS encoding GntR family transcriptional regulator — translated: MLQFNIQSDSDLPASRQLLDQIQFAIASRQFPAGQRLPSLRQLEMVTGLHRNTISKVYHQLEELGLVESIAGSGIYIKENRSTDVHAGKSPLLAKYPKASNLIGNTIDQLLDQGCTLSQARELFMAEIDWRLRCGAQIVVTVPLQDIGAGELMAQELEQTIALPVQLVPLEELDATLAQTHSGTVLTTHYFAKEAEEIAKPKGIRVIPVDLYDYTEELKLIKELPPEHSLGIVSLSPGILRVAEIIIFSLRGNDVYVFTAQAGDRRRLNALVRSSQTIICDPASTPLLEQAIQAAREDLIRKPNVLPCKNYISEQSMELLQRELDIVA
- a CDS encoding DUF2256 domain-containing protein — translated: MGRQRKKADLPTKTCAVCGLPFTWRKKWEKCWDDVKYCSERCRRRRHSTS
- the sds gene encoding solanesyl diphosphate synthase; translated protein: MISATTLFTPVEADLKQLSENLTNLIGARHPILGVAAEHLFAAGGKRVRPAIVLLVSRATLGDRPLTQRHRRLAEITEMIHTASLVHDDVVDDASLRRNVPTVNSLFDNRIAVLAGDFLFAQSSWYLANLDNLAVVKLLSEVIKDFAEGEIQQGLNRFDTSLTLETYLEKSYYKTASLIANSAKAATVLSETDSTISDRLYDYGRNLGLAFQIVDDILDFTASTEVLGKPAGSDLIGGHVTAPALYAMEEHPVLTQFIDREFAEEGDAEKALELVRNSEGVRRSKELAAHHGRLALESLACLSPSPSKDALTDLIDYVLSRMY
- a CDS encoding TIGR04283 family arsenosugar biosynthesis glycosyltransferase, which encodes MISVIIPVLNEAEGIGSCLDQFMLWANHLEIIVADGGSDDGTQEIVRKYPVKLRQCPLGRGQQMNHGAAIATGDILLFLHSDTFLPENFIETIEITLAKPGVVAGAFQLEIDDPQPNLRWIERTVRWRSQFFSLPYGDQGIFVKTDIFRTLGGYAALPIMEDYEFICRLKQQGHIAIAATAVKTSPRRWQKLGIWRTTFLNQAMIMGYHLGVKPDTLRQWYRQQAS